The Sorangiineae bacterium MSr11367 genome window below encodes:
- a CDS encoding ABC transporter substrate-binding protein, with protein sequence MHKAGCGVMRILTLVGLVCLAACHTGGGGAAGANEPAKPPGKIRVVFKHQPMWGEPEPFRQLLAGFSQENPDIDLVTEVLPNASDAVHQYFLTSLEGKTREYDVFIADVVWVPEFARAGWIADISDTFPPDGVKRDFLPGPAEAVTVEGKTYALPWYVDAGLLYYRTDLVPRAPKTFDELVQFAKAAKQKDPSLYGYVWQGRQYEGLVCDTYEAIWGFGGESMQGKRVTVDTKEARAALTYERKLFTEGISPPSVTSAGEEEARRTFQDGKAVFMRNWPYAWGEAQKPDSPIKGKVGFTTLPTVNGEPGHGALGGWQLALNAFTPSWRREAAVKFMKYMTSKKAEVALAIHYGRNPSRKDAYKDEGLRKEAPFIVDLLPVLENAKPRPVTPYYGMLSDVLQSEFSAVVSGIRTPESALDRAQKFLDHVTQGGS encoded by the coding sequence ATGCACAAGGCGGGCTGCGGCGTGATGCGTATTCTCACGCTGGTGGGTTTGGTCTGTCTGGCCGCATGTCACACCGGGGGCGGAGGCGCTGCAGGCGCGAATGAGCCGGCGAAGCCGCCCGGGAAGATTCGGGTGGTGTTCAAACACCAACCGATGTGGGGCGAGCCAGAACCGTTTCGGCAATTGCTCGCGGGCTTCTCGCAAGAGAATCCCGATATCGATCTGGTGACGGAAGTCCTTCCGAATGCGTCGGACGCCGTACACCAGTATTTCCTTACGTCGCTGGAAGGGAAAACGCGCGAATACGACGTTTTCATCGCGGACGTCGTCTGGGTGCCAGAATTTGCCCGCGCGGGGTGGATTGCGGACATCTCCGACACCTTCCCGCCCGATGGCGTCAAACGCGATTTCCTCCCCGGCCCAGCCGAGGCGGTAACCGTCGAAGGAAAGACCTATGCGCTCCCGTGGTACGTGGACGCGGGCCTTCTCTATTATCGCACCGACCTGGTGCCGCGGGCGCCGAAGACCTTCGACGAATTGGTCCAATTCGCCAAGGCGGCCAAGCAAAAAGACCCGTCGCTTTATGGTTACGTGTGGCAAGGCCGCCAATACGAAGGCCTGGTGTGCGACACCTACGAGGCCATTTGGGGCTTCGGCGGCGAGTCGATGCAGGGCAAGCGCGTGACGGTGGACACCAAGGAAGCACGCGCCGCGCTCACCTACGAGCGAAAGCTGTTTACCGAGGGCATCTCGCCGCCGTCGGTCACCTCCGCCGGCGAGGAAGAGGCGCGCCGCACGTTCCAAGATGGAAAAGCGGTATTCATGCGCAATTGGCCTTACGCATGGGGTGAGGCGCAAAAGCCGGATTCGCCCATCAAGGGCAAAGTCGGATTCACCACCTTGCCCACCGTCAATGGCGAGCCGGGGCACGGCGCACTCGGTGGATGGCAGCTCGCGCTCAACGCCTTCACGCCGAGCTGGCGCCGCGAGGCCGCCGTCAAATTCATGAAATACATGACCTCGAAGAAAGCCGAGGTCGCCCTGGCCATTCACTACGGCCGAAATCCCTCGCGCAAGGATGCCTACAAAGACGAGGGCCTGCGCAAGGAAGCTCCGTTCATCGTGGATCTCCTGCCCGTGCTGGAGAACGCGAAGCCGCGTCCGGTCACGCCGTATTACGGCATGCTGTCCGACGTATTGCAGAGCGAGTTTTCCGCGGTCGTTTCGGGCATTCGCACGCCCGAGTCGGCCTTGGATCGCGCGCAGAAGTTCCTCGACCACGTTACGCAGGGTGGGTCATGA
- a CDS encoding sugar ABC transporter permease, translating to MSTEVKDSSSAAPAAVDPRLLVRESGVKGYIEDFQRRLKGGDLGALPVAIGLVIIWVTFYSLNENFLSPQNLSNLALQIAATGTISVGIVLVLLLGEIDLAVGSVSGLTGAVLAVLNVNQGMSAGVAILAALVAGAIVGAIHGFFFARVGVPSFIVTLAGLIGWQGLQLYVLGKEGTINLPYEGGVAMLTHTFFPHAVGFAIGAVIVAVYLLLDMAASRRRAKAGLPSRPISESVIRALLIGVAIFVAVYVLNQAEGLPLALVLFIGFVAAFDWILRRTRYGRMIFAVGGNAEAASRAGINVRLVRISVYVLSSTMGAAGGVMAASRLFAVNQSSGGNNELLNAIAAAVIGGTSLFGGRGSTYSALLGMLVIGSISNGMYLVQLDSSVQFMITGAVLLAAVVIDSVSRRGRQSSGRA from the coding sequence ATGAGCACCGAAGTGAAAGACTCCAGTTCCGCCGCCCCCGCCGCCGTCGACCCGCGCCTGCTCGTTCGTGAGAGCGGCGTCAAAGGCTACATCGAAGACTTTCAGCGTCGCCTCAAGGGAGGCGATCTCGGGGCGCTGCCCGTCGCCATCGGTCTCGTCATCATTTGGGTGACGTTCTATTCGCTGAACGAGAACTTCCTCTCGCCGCAAAACCTGTCGAACCTGGCCCTGCAGATCGCGGCCACCGGCACCATCTCGGTCGGCATCGTCCTCGTCCTTTTGCTGGGCGAGATCGATCTGGCCGTGGGCTCGGTCAGCGGTCTCACGGGCGCGGTGTTGGCGGTCCTCAACGTCAACCAGGGTATGTCCGCCGGGGTGGCCATCCTGGCGGCGCTGGTCGCCGGCGCGATCGTTGGCGCCATCCACGGCTTCTTCTTCGCGCGGGTCGGCGTTCCATCGTTCATCGTCACGTTGGCCGGTCTCATCGGCTGGCAGGGCCTCCAGCTTTACGTGCTCGGCAAAGAGGGCACGATCAACCTGCCGTACGAAGGCGGCGTCGCCATGTTGACGCACACCTTCTTTCCGCACGCGGTGGGCTTCGCCATCGGCGCCGTGATTGTCGCGGTGTACCTGCTGCTCGACATGGCCGCCTCGCGCCGGCGTGCGAAGGCTGGGCTGCCCTCGCGCCCGATCTCCGAATCGGTCATCCGCGCACTGCTCATCGGCGTCGCCATCTTCGTTGCGGTTTACGTGCTGAACCAGGCCGAGGGGCTTCCGCTGGCCCTCGTGCTCTTCATCGGCTTCGTGGCCGCCTTCGATTGGATCCTTCGCCGTACGCGTTACGGCCGCATGATCTTCGCCGTCGGCGGCAACGCCGAGGCAGCCAGCCGCGCCGGCATCAACGTGCGCTTGGTGCGTATTTCGGTGTACGTGCTCTCCTCCACCATGGGCGCTGCCGGTGGCGTGATGGCGGCATCGCGCCTCTTCGCGGTCAATCAAAGCTCGGGCGGTAACAACGAACTCCTCAATGCGATCGCCGCCGCCGTCATCGGTGGAACGAGCCTCTTCGGCGGGCGCGGAAGCACGTATTCGGCGCTGCTGGGTATGCTGGTCATCGGCTCGATTTCCAACGGCATGTACCTCGTGCAGCTCGACTCCTCCGTTCAATTCATGATCACCGGCGCCGTCTTGCTTGCGGCTGTGGTCATCGACTCGGTATCGCGCCGAGGGCGCCAATCCAGTGGACGCGCATAA
- the nudK gene encoding GDP-mannose pyrophosphatase NudK yields MNEHPRVRIQKVEVLSDDWYVLKKTTFEYLRADGTWQRQSRETYDRGNGAVVLLYNREKKTVVLIRQFRFPAFVNGLADGLLIEACAGLLDRDDAETCVKREAEEETGYRVEHVRKVFEVYMSPGSVTEKLYFFVAEYDARSRVAQGGGDATEAEDIEVLELRLDDALHMIDRGDIVDAKTIMLLQYAKLHRLVD; encoded by the coding sequence ATGAACGAGCATCCGCGCGTGCGCATCCAGAAGGTCGAAGTGCTCTCCGACGACTGGTACGTCCTCAAGAAGACGACCTTCGAGTACCTGCGGGCCGACGGCACCTGGCAGCGACAGAGCCGTGAGACGTACGACCGCGGCAACGGTGCCGTCGTCCTCCTTTACAACCGCGAGAAGAAGACGGTCGTGCTCATTCGGCAATTTCGTTTTCCGGCCTTCGTAAACGGCTTGGCCGACGGCTTGCTCATCGAAGCGTGCGCCGGTCTGCTCGACCGCGACGATGCCGAGACGTGCGTCAAACGCGAGGCCGAGGAAGAAACCGGCTACCGCGTGGAGCACGTTCGCAAAGTCTTCGAGGTGTACATGAGCCCCGGCTCGGTCACCGAGAAGCTCTACTTCTTCGTCGCCGAGTACGATGCCCGAAGCCGCGTCGCCCAAGGCGGGGGCGATGCCACCGAGGCCGAAGACATCGAGGTCCTCGAACTCCGCCTGGACGACGCGTTGCACATGATCGACCGTGGCGACATCGTCGACGCCAAGACGATCATGCTGCTGCAGTATGCAAAGCTACATCGGCTCGTGGATTGA
- a CDS encoding carbohydrate ABC transporter permease: MKKAALWFGLISAITFCAGPFVWQMITSIRPESELTSLGLPSTMTFESYTGAFHGRPFGQVILNSVIVAVITTLFCLAVGASAAFALAKLEFRGRKVLLFASLAVSMFPPIATVSPLYLIIRNVGLLDNLTSLIIPYTTFALPLTLWILTGFFEDIPDELYRAARVDGCSPFQAFRKVLLPLAAPGLATTAILVFIFSWNEFLYALTFISTPEKRTIPVAISLFAGEHKEPWGEIAAASVIATLPLIVVTMFFQRKIVAGLTAGAVKG, translated from the coding sequence ATGAAGAAGGCAGCACTTTGGTTTGGCCTCATTTCGGCCATTACGTTTTGCGCCGGTCCGTTCGTGTGGCAGATGATCACGTCGATTCGCCCCGAGAGCGAGTTGACCAGCCTGGGCCTGCCCAGCACGATGACCTTCGAGAGCTACACGGGTGCCTTTCACGGAAGGCCGTTCGGGCAAGTCATCTTGAACAGCGTGATCGTGGCGGTCATCACCACGCTCTTCTGCCTCGCGGTGGGCGCCTCGGCGGCCTTCGCGCTGGCCAAGCTCGAATTCCGCGGGCGCAAGGTGCTGCTCTTTGCATCGCTCGCGGTCTCCATGTTTCCGCCGATTGCGACGGTGAGCCCTCTGTACCTCATCATTCGCAACGTGGGGTTGCTCGACAACCTGACGTCGCTCATCATCCCGTACACCACGTTCGCACTGCCGCTCACGTTGTGGATCCTCACCGGCTTCTTCGAGGACATCCCCGACGAGCTTTACCGCGCAGCACGCGTGGACGGGTGCAGTCCGTTTCAAGCTTTCCGCAAGGTGCTCTTGCCCCTCGCGGCCCCTGGATTGGCCACCACGGCCATTCTCGTCTTCATCTTCTCGTGGAACGAATTCCTCTACGCACTTACGTTCATATCAACGCCGGAAAAGCGAACCATTCCGGTGGCGATTAGCCTCTTCGCGGGCGAACACAAAGAGCCTTGGGGTGAGATCGCGGCGGCATCCGTCATCGCGACGCTGCCGCTCATCGTCGTCACCATGTTCTTTCAACGCAAGATCGTCGCTGGTCTCACCGCTGGCGCGGTAAAGGGGTAA
- a CDS encoding ABC transporter ATP-binding protein — translation MASVTLENLKKTYPGGVEVVKGIDVDIADGEFVTLVGPSGCGKSTTMNLIAGLEEATSGTIRIDGQVVNDWSPKDRDVAMVFQSYALYPHMDVRRNMAFPLEVAKLDPKTIESRVKETAERLGIDGLLNRKPKELSGGQRQRVALGRALVRKPKLCLFDEPLSNLDAALRNQMRAELKKLHEDLKATFIYVTHDQAEAMTLSDRVVVLHKGIVQQLAPPKEIYARPSNVFVANFLGSPKINMVKAKTLRCEEAVRRLSGGRDVLVGIRPEDISVGTGTPPPDAPTGKVYVVEPMGAETWVMVEIGGERVTARGGAAYAGHSGDTAWLQFDPSRLTLFDAKTEKRIEHSS, via the coding sequence GTGGCATCCGTAACACTGGAAAATCTGAAGAAGACCTATCCGGGCGGCGTCGAGGTCGTAAAAGGCATCGACGTGGACATCGCCGACGGCGAATTCGTCACGTTGGTCGGGCCCTCGGGCTGCGGCAAATCGACGACGATGAACCTGATCGCCGGCCTCGAGGAGGCTACGTCGGGGACGATTCGCATCGACGGACAAGTGGTCAACGACTGGTCTCCAAAGGACCGGGACGTGGCCATGGTCTTCCAGAGCTACGCGCTCTACCCGCACATGGACGTGCGCCGCAACATGGCCTTCCCGCTCGAGGTGGCCAAACTCGACCCCAAGACGATCGAGTCGCGCGTGAAGGAGACGGCCGAGCGCCTCGGCATCGACGGTTTGCTGAATCGCAAACCGAAGGAACTGTCCGGCGGTCAACGTCAGCGCGTCGCCTTGGGGCGCGCGCTCGTGCGCAAACCGAAGCTCTGCTTGTTCGACGAGCCGCTCAGCAACCTCGACGCAGCGCTCCGCAATCAAATGCGCGCCGAGCTGAAGAAGCTGCACGAGGACTTGAAGGCCACCTTCATCTACGTGACACACGATCAGGCCGAGGCGATGACCCTCTCGGATCGCGTGGTGGTGCTGCACAAAGGCATCGTGCAGCAGCTCGCGCCGCCGAAGGAGATTTACGCGCGGCCCTCCAACGTGTTCGTGGCGAACTTCCTCGGTTCTCCGAAGATCAACATGGTGAAGGCGAAGACGCTGCGTTGCGAAGAAGCCGTGCGACGCCTTTCCGGCGGGCGCGACGTGCTCGTGGGCATTCGTCCCGAGGACATCTCCGTAGGTACCGGAACACCGCCGCCGGATGCACCGACGGGCAAGGTGTACGTCGTGGAGCCGATGGGTGCCGAGACGTGGGTCATGGTCGAAATCGGCGGCGAACGTGTGACGGCGCGCGGCGGCGCAGCGTACGCGGGCCATTCCGGTGACACCGCGTGGCTGCAGTTCGATCCGAGCCGCCTGACGCTCTTCGACGCGAAAACCGAGAAGCGCATCGAGCACAGTTCGTAG
- a CDS encoding sugar ABC transporter permease produces MVLPAVVILVVVAFYPILATMWLSLHRMILVFHEETFVGLGNYGFLLSDPRFWSALSNTAYFAAVAVAIELVLGLGFALILNAAFPGRSLLRAAILVPWAIPTVVSAKLWAWLFNPEYGLVTHLLPGHDVNWLGMPGYAMHAAILVDVWKTTPFVALLLLAGLQTIPQDIYKAAQVDGAGTIRQFVSITLPLLRNTIVVTLIFRTLDASRVFDAVYVLTEGGPANTTETLSIYAYKTLMRVGDFGYGSTLSVVTFMCVMGISLVYLKVLGVERGKGA; encoded by the coding sequence ATGGTGCTGCCGGCGGTCGTCATTCTGGTGGTCGTCGCGTTCTATCCCATTCTCGCCACCATGTGGCTCAGCCTCCACCGCATGATCCTCGTCTTCCACGAGGAGACATTCGTCGGTCTGGGCAACTACGGATTCCTTCTCAGCGATCCGCGTTTCTGGTCGGCGCTCAGCAACACCGCGTACTTCGCGGCGGTGGCCGTGGCCATCGAGCTGGTGCTCGGTCTCGGATTCGCGCTGATCCTCAATGCGGCATTCCCCGGGCGCAGCCTGCTGCGTGCGGCCATCCTGGTGCCGTGGGCCATCCCCACCGTCGTTTCGGCGAAGCTGTGGGCGTGGCTCTTCAATCCGGAATACGGATTGGTCACGCACTTGCTCCCCGGTCATGACGTGAACTGGCTCGGCATGCCGGGCTATGCCATGCACGCGGCCATCTTGGTCGACGTGTGGAAGACGACGCCCTTCGTCGCGCTTCTCTTGCTCGCCGGCCTGCAGACCATTCCGCAGGATATCTACAAGGCGGCGCAGGTCGACGGTGCGGGGACGATTCGTCAGTTCGTCTCCATCACGTTGCCGCTGCTGCGCAACACCATCGTCGTCACCTTGATCTTCCGCACCCTGGATGCTTCGCGCGTGTTCGACGCGGTGTACGTCCTCACCGAGGGCGGCCCGGCGAACACCACGGAGACGTTGTCCATCTATGCGTACAAGACGCTGATGCGCGTGGGTGACTTTGGTTACGGCTCGACGCTGTCGGTCGTGACGTTCATGTGCGTGATGGGGATCAGCCTCGTCTATCTCAAGGTGCTCGGTGTGGAGAGAGGGAAGGGCGCATAA
- a CDS encoding DUF5996 family protein translates to MATMHSQLDGRAPALDRRPARAMSWPALHIDRWRETYRTLHLYAQIVGKIKLAQTPKTNQWWNVPFYVSTRGLRTGPVPQPGLVGERTFEMAFDFIRHELEISDCDGRVRTLALVPALPVSDFYRELNRILVGLGIEVAIRQTACGIPMTMPFSRDSEHHTYLPDDAAAFFQVLRRVASVLETFRSRFRGKCSPVQFFWGQFDLVVTRFNGWRIPSPPGPRVLRDRYDEESISFGFWPGDAWGSSDQRALDAVFYSHTVPEPAGLTKYPVDVGGAYFDEKRREFLLPYERVRTSADPAHMILQFAEGTYDAGASLAGWNRGELAYP, encoded by the coding sequence ATGGCCACCATGCATTCGCAGTTGGACGGCCGGGCGCCCGCGCTCGATCGCCGGCCCGCGCGCGCGATGTCGTGGCCGGCGCTGCACATCGATCGATGGCGTGAGACGTACCGCACGCTGCATCTCTACGCGCAGATCGTCGGCAAGATCAAACTCGCGCAGACGCCGAAGACGAACCAATGGTGGAATGTGCCCTTTTACGTGAGCACGCGCGGGCTTCGTACCGGGCCGGTGCCGCAGCCCGGTTTGGTCGGCGAGCGCACCTTCGAGATGGCGTTCGACTTCATCCGGCACGAGCTGGAAATCTCGGATTGTGACGGGCGCGTGCGGACGTTGGCGTTGGTGCCGGCGTTGCCGGTCTCGGACTTCTACCGCGAGTTGAATCGCATTCTGGTGGGGCTTGGCATCGAGGTCGCCATCCGGCAAACGGCGTGCGGGATCCCGATGACCATGCCGTTTTCACGTGACTCGGAGCATCACACGTACCTGCCCGACGATGCGGCTGCGTTCTTCCAGGTGCTGCGCCGCGTTGCCTCGGTGCTCGAGACATTCCGCTCGCGTTTCCGGGGGAAGTGCAGTCCCGTGCAGTTCTTCTGGGGCCAGTTCGACTTGGTGGTGACGCGCTTCAACGGTTGGCGCATTCCGTCACCGCCGGGACCGCGCGTTCTGCGGGATCGGTACGACGAGGAGAGCATCTCGTTCGGCTTCTGGCCGGGCGATGCGTGGGGCTCGAGCGACCAACGGGCACTCGACGCCGTGTTCTATTCGCACACGGTGCCCGAGCCCGCGGGGCTCACCAAATACCCCGTCGACGTGGGGGGTGCCTATTTCGACGAGAAACGCCGCGAGTTCCTTTTGCCCTACGAGAGGGTACGCACCTCGGCCGATCCGGCGCACATGATTCTCCAATTCGCCGAGGGCACGTACGACGCGGGGGCGTCGCTCGCCGGGTGGAACCGCGGGGAGCTGGCCTACCCGTAA
- a CDS encoding DeoR/GlpR family DNA-binding transcription regulator: MAAENRLDLTLRLVRNAGRISLTELTERLGVSAMTVRRDLDELQRQGLVRRVHGGAVSLAMPEEQSGFAARERWQLAIKRRIGAVAIERIQPGQTVLLDAGTTTAAMASLLVAKAPLTVAVLSLQAAERLADQPGIRLLVLGGESRPGERSLVGPLTLRMLEELWFDCFLMSIGAVHRELGWSEFSIEDGTVKQHGLRRAARTIVVADGSKLGVRAFARVAPLDAVDTFVTDSVVEGDDQAEETLAAIRKAGVEVVLA; this comes from the coding sequence GTGGCCGCTGAAAACCGCCTCGATCTCACGTTGCGTTTGGTCCGAAACGCTGGGCGCATTTCGCTCACCGAGCTCACGGAGCGGCTGGGCGTTTCGGCGATGACCGTGCGGCGCGATCTCGACGAGCTTCAACGCCAAGGCCTCGTTCGTCGGGTGCACGGCGGGGCCGTCTCGCTGGCCATGCCGGAAGAGCAGTCGGGCTTCGCCGCACGCGAGCGCTGGCAGCTCGCCATCAAGCGTCGCATCGGGGCGGTCGCCATCGAGCGCATTCAACCCGGGCAAACGGTGCTGCTCGATGCGGGCACCACCACCGCGGCCATGGCCAGTCTGCTCGTCGCCAAGGCGCCGCTCACCGTCGCTGTGCTCAGCCTGCAGGCCGCCGAGCGCTTGGCCGATCAGCCAGGCATCCGCTTGCTCGTGTTGGGCGGCGAATCACGACCGGGCGAACGCAGCCTTGTGGGCCCGCTCACCTTGCGCATGCTCGAGGAGCTCTGGTTCGACTGCTTCCTCATGTCCATCGGCGCCGTGCACCGCGAGCTCGGCTGGTCCGAATTCTCCATCGAGGATGGCACGGTGAAGCAGCACGGCCTTCGCCGCGCCGCGCGCACCATCGTCGTCGCCGATGGGAGCAAACTCGGTGTGCGCGCGTTTGCGCGGGTCGCCCCGCTCGATGCCGTCGACACCTTCGTCACCGACTCTGTCGTTGAGGGCGACGATCAGGCCGAGGAAACGCTTGCCGCCATTCGCAAGGCCGGCGTCGAAGTCGTTCTTGCTTAG
- a CDS encoding ATP-binding cassette domain-containing protein, with translation MTTVLELRGISKRFGAVQALTDVDLKVDAGEVVALVGDNGAGKSTLIKVISGVITPDGGTITWEGKPTHITRPHDAQTLGIATVFQDLALCDNLDVVGNLFLGRELGAGGVLDEIEMEKRARELLRTLSVKIPSVRIAIASLSGGQRQSVAIARSLLGQPKIVLLDEPTAALGVEQTAQVLDLIERLREQGLGVILISHNLADVRAVADRVVVLRLGKNGGNFRVADVTHEQIVAAITGAQDNVVARRQARTSRKAEGEEAKA, from the coding sequence ATGACGACCGTTCTCGAACTACGTGGGATATCCAAACGCTTCGGCGCCGTGCAGGCGCTCACCGATGTCGACTTGAAGGTCGATGCCGGTGAGGTCGTCGCGCTGGTCGGAGACAACGGCGCGGGCAAATCGACCTTGATCAAGGTCATTAGCGGCGTCATCACGCCCGACGGCGGAACGATTACCTGGGAAGGCAAACCCACGCACATCACGCGTCCACATGACGCGCAAACGCTTGGCATCGCCACGGTGTTTCAAGATCTCGCCCTCTGCGACAATCTCGACGTCGTCGGGAATCTGTTTCTCGGACGCGAGCTCGGTGCCGGCGGTGTGCTCGACGAAATCGAAATGGAAAAGCGTGCGCGTGAGCTTTTGCGCACACTCTCCGTCAAGATTCCGAGCGTGCGCATTGCCATCGCCTCGCTCTCCGGTGGACAGCGGCAATCGGTGGCCATTGCGCGTTCGCTCCTGGGGCAGCCCAAGATCGTGCTGCTCGACGAGCCCACCGCCGCCTTGGGCGTGGAGCAAACCGCGCAAGTGCTCGACCTCATCGAGCGGCTGCGCGAGCAGGGGCTCGGCGTCATCCTCATCAGCCACAACCTGGCCGATGTTCGCGCGGTGGCCGATCGCGTCGTCGTTCTGCGCCTCGGCAAGAACGGCGGTAACTTCCGCGTCGCGGACGTGACGCACGAACAAATCGTCGCCGCCATCACCGGTGCACAAGACAACGTTGTCGCGCGCCGCCAGGCCCGTACGTCTCGCAAGGCCGAAGGCGAGGAAGCAAAAGCATGA
- a CDS encoding sugar ABC transporter substrate-binding protein — protein MKAIACRNLGLIGSLVIATGLFACNKDQGSQPGSSSSSTASTASAAKPAEEGALKIGLLLPETKTARYEAADKPFFVERLKQICPKCEVLYQNADQKADKQQAQAESMLTNGVKVLVIDAVDAKAAGAIVAKAKSANVPVLAYERLSQGPADYHVSFDNERVGRLQGESLLAALKKGGDPKRGKVVVINGSPTDPNAASFKKGMHSVLDGQVNIGQEYDTPDWSPDVAQKEMDQAITAIGKKNIIGVYCANDGTASGAIAAMKGAGFADLPPVTGQDAELAAIQRIVAGQQYMTVYKAIKKEAIVAAEMAYSMAQGKPYTEQKTVPINNGTKDVPSVLLDAEVVTKENVKDTVVKDNFYTAPQICTGTFAAACKTAGVL, from the coding sequence GTGAAAGCTATCGCATGTCGCAATCTTGGTCTCATCGGCTCTTTGGTGATTGCTACCGGCCTTTTCGCTTGCAACAAGGACCAGGGTAGCCAGCCTGGGTCGTCCTCGTCGTCGACCGCGTCCACCGCGTCCGCGGCCAAGCCCGCGGAAGAGGGCGCGCTCAAAATCGGGCTGTTGCTCCCCGAGACGAAGACCGCGCGCTACGAGGCCGCGGACAAGCCCTTCTTCGTGGAGCGCCTCAAGCAAATCTGCCCGAAGTGCGAAGTCCTTTATCAAAATGCCGACCAGAAGGCAGACAAACAGCAGGCGCAGGCCGAATCGATGCTCACGAACGGGGTGAAAGTCCTGGTCATCGACGCGGTCGACGCGAAGGCCGCTGGCGCCATCGTGGCCAAGGCCAAGTCGGCGAACGTGCCGGTGCTCGCCTACGAGCGCCTCTCGCAGGGCCCGGCCGATTATCACGTTTCATTCGACAACGAGCGCGTGGGCCGTCTGCAGGGTGAATCGCTCCTCGCCGCGCTCAAAAAGGGCGGCGATCCGAAGCGCGGCAAGGTCGTCGTGATCAACGGCTCCCCCACGGATCCGAATGCGGCCTCCTTCAAGAAGGGCATGCACTCGGTGCTCGATGGACAGGTCAACATCGGGCAGGAGTACGACACCCCCGATTGGAGCCCCGACGTCGCGCAGAAGGAGATGGATCAGGCCATCACCGCGATCGGCAAGAAGAACATCATTGGCGTCTATTGTGCGAACGACGGCACCGCGTCGGGCGCGATTGCCGCCATGAAGGGTGCAGGCTTTGCCGACCTTCCGCCCGTTACGGGCCAGGACGCGGAGCTCGCAGCCATCCAACGCATCGTGGCGGGACAGCAGTACATGACCGTGTACAAGGCCATCAAGAAGGAGGCCATCGTCGCCGCCGAAATGGCCTACTCCATGGCGCAGGGCAAACCCTACACCGAGCAAAAAACCGTCCCCATCAACAACGGGACGAAGGACGTCCCATCGGTTCTGCTCGACGCCGAGGTCGTGACGAAAGAGAACGTCAAAGACACCGTCGTTAAGGATAACTTCTACACCGCACCGCAAATCTGCACCGGGACCTTCGCGGCCGCGTGCAAGACTGCGGGCGTTCTCTGA
- a CDS encoding DUF4406 domain-containing protein encodes MSNEPLLILVAGPYRSGTQDDLRKLADNVEAMNRAALDVYRAGHMPVTGEALALPLCELAGSTCVGDAAFDEVFHPFARRLLAHCDAVLRIGGPSAGADEMVAQARREGKRVFTSLDQLPQL; translated from the coding sequence ATGTCGAATGAACCGCTGTTGATCTTGGTCGCCGGCCCATACCGTTCGGGTACCCAGGACGATCTTCGCAAGCTGGCCGACAACGTCGAGGCGATGAACCGGGCCGCGCTCGACGTGTACCGCGCAGGCCACATGCCCGTGACGGGGGAGGCGCTCGCCTTGCCGTTGTGCGAACTGGCCGGCTCCACCTGCGTGGGCGACGCGGCCTTCGACGAAGTGTTTCACCCCTTCGCGCGACGCCTCCTCGCACACTGCGATGCCGTCCTTCGCATCGGCGGCCCCTCGGCCGGCGCCGACGAAATGGTGGCGCAGGCCAGGCGCGAGGGAAAGCGCGTCTTCACCTCGCTCGACCAACTGCCGCAGCTCTAG